In Chloroflexota bacterium, the following proteins share a genomic window:
- a CDS encoding ABC transporter permease gives MSVSRTRTRRDLLLVIAGVREVGILLFIVALVVVVSLRSPYFLTLDNFRDILLDIGVLVIVAIGQTMVILTRGIDLSVGSGLALSGMIVGMTISAHWGIPPLVALAMGIGVGIVLGAFNGLVVTKGNVPPIIATLGTLSVYRGLVFAISGGAWVDAHELPESFKAFAQATPLLIPNLVLIAFLVALIAYYFLNHTRLGREIYAVGSNPLAAQVAGIHVRRVQMLVFVISGALYGMAGVLWVSRYASAQSDSAMGFELQTVAAAVVGGVNIFGGSGTVPGVLLGSLLLGIIINALNLVRISPFWKLAVQGLVILLAVVADALISRRLVRAQAGGEVS, from the coding sequence ATGAGCGTATCGCGTACACGGACCCGCCGTGATCTTCTACTCGTGATCGCCGGCGTTCGCGAGGTGGGGATCCTGCTGTTCATCGTGGCGCTGGTGGTGGTCGTCAGCCTGCGCAGCCCGTATTTCCTCACCCTGGACAATTTCCGGGACATCCTGCTGGACATCGGCGTGTTGGTCATCGTCGCCATCGGGCAGACGATGGTGATCCTCACCCGGGGGATCGACCTCTCCGTGGGCTCGGGGCTGGCGCTGTCGGGCATGATCGTGGGCATGACCATCAGCGCCCATTGGGGTATCCCGCCGCTGGTGGCGTTGGCCATGGGGATCGGCGTCGGGATCGTTTTGGGGGCCTTCAACGGGCTGGTCGTGACCAAGGGGAATGTGCCCCCGATCATCGCGACCCTGGGCACCCTGAGCGTCTACCGTGGGCTCGTGTTCGCCATCAGCGGTGGCGCCTGGGTGGACGCCCACGAGCTGCCGGAGAGTTTCAAGGCCTTTGCCCAGGCCACGCCGCTGTTGATCCCGAACCTGGTGTTGATCGCCTTCCTGGTGGCCTTGATCGCCTATTACTTCCTGAACCATACACGGCTGGGGAGGGAGATCTATGCCGTGGGCAGCAACCCGTTGGCCGCCCAGGTGGCGGGGATCCATGTGAGACGGGTGCAGATGTTGGTGTTCGTCATCTCAGGCGCGCTGTACGGCATGGCCGGCGTGCTGTGGGTCTCCCGCTACGCCTCGGCGCAGAGCGATTCGGCGATGGGGTTTGAGCTTCAGACGGTGGCCGCCGCCGTGGTGGGCGGGGTGAACATCTTCGGTGGATCGGGGACGGTGCCGGGCGTCTTACTGGGATCGCTGCTGCTCGGCATCATCATCAACGCGTTGAACCTGGTGCGGATCTCGCCGTTCTGGAAGCTGGCGGTGCAGGGACTGGTGATCTTGTTGGCTGTGGTGGCGGATGCGTTGATCTCGCGGCGCCTGGTGCGCGCCCAGGCTGGAGGGGAGGTCTCGTGA